A genomic window from Algoriphagus sp. Y33 includes:
- a CDS encoding NAD(P)H-dependent glycerol-3-phosphate dehydrogenase produces MDSKNSSKPKYIGVIGVGSFGAAIANILAAKNPVMVYARKQEVVDEINSVHTAQGKELSKNIIASNDPEQLAKSCDVLFFMVPSSGFQDVVRTFSPFLFPYHLIIHGTKGLCLNLQSGEMLETVKRIKRSQILTMSEVILQETVAVRVGCLAGPNLSKELSQGQPAATVIASKYNEVILEGQSLLRSEKFQVYGNSDIIGVEISGVLKNIIAIASGALAGLGLGENAKGLLISRGMVEMIHLGNALGGSIKSVMGLAGIGDLVATCNSVHSRNFTVGFRLAKGESLDTIVGDMEEVAEGINTVRIIKAFLETADLRAPITENLYRVLFEDLEIEDALQFLMKYPFNVDVDFV; encoded by the coding sequence ATGGATTCGAAAAACTCTTCTAAACCAAAGTATATCGGCGTGATCGGGGTTGGGAGCTTTGGTGCGGCAATAGCTAATATTCTTGCAGCCAAGAATCCAGTGATGGTGTATGCAAGAAAGCAGGAAGTGGTGGACGAAATTAATTCGGTTCATACAGCCCAAGGAAAAGAATTAAGTAAGAATATAATCGCGTCAAATGACCCGGAACAACTTGCCAAAAGCTGTGATGTGCTGTTTTTCATGGTTCCCTCGTCCGGTTTTCAGGATGTGGTAAGAACTTTCTCTCCTTTCCTTTTTCCATATCATTTGATCATTCATGGGACGAAAGGGCTTTGCTTGAATCTACAGTCGGGTGAAATGCTGGAAACAGTGAAGCGGATCAAACGTAGTCAGATCTTGACCATGAGTGAAGTGATTCTTCAGGAAACTGTCGCTGTACGGGTAGGGTGCTTGGCAGGGCCTAATCTCTCCAAAGAGCTTTCTCAGGGACAGCCTGCCGCTACAGTGATCGCGAGTAAATACAATGAGGTGATACTGGAGGGACAGAGCCTATTGAGATCTGAGAAATTTCAGGTTTATGGAAACTCCGATATTATCGGCGTAGAGATCAGTGGTGTGTTGAAGAATATTATTGCGATCGCTTCAGGAGCTTTGGCAGGTTTGGGATTGGGGGAAAATGCAAAAGGGCTACTGATTAGTAGGGGAATGGTAGAGATGATTCACTTGGGTAATGCACTTGGTGGAAGTATCAAGTCTGTCATGGGATTGGCAGGAATAGGTGATTTGGTTGCTACCTGCAATTCAGTTCATTCCAGGAATTTTACGGTAGGATTTAGGCTTGCCAAAGGAGAATCGCTGGACACTATAGTCGGTGATATGGAAGAGGTAGCAGAGGGAATCAATACAGTAAGAATCATCAAAGCGTTTTTGGAAACCGCAGATCTGAGAGCACCCATCACTGAGAATCTTTATCGGGTACTCTTCGAAGATCTGGAAATTGAAGACGCACTACAGTTTCTGATGAAATACCCCTTTAATGTGGATGTAGATTTCGTGTAG
- a CDS encoding PQQ-dependent sugar dehydrogenase has translation MKTINRYLPIAFLAAGLSSWTSCSSKEEVKVEPIDETHAIQTEKMPVNVDTLYTEFDNPWGMTWLTDGRMLVTEKKGEVLIFKDDKFTGEKIQGLPEVWTVNQSGLLDIAAHPNFDENGWIYISYGKPMPDSTSSTTIMRFKLEGNNAVNQEELIQSLPAWKGGRHLGSRIVFDNDGYLYYSSGERGDTPSNAQDLTNSHGKIHRIHDDGRIPTDNPFVATEGAMPSIWTFGNRNPQGMYFDKENNKLYAAEHGPQGGDELNLIEKGKNYGWPVITWGIDYDGTPISDIQEKEGMEQPLTYYVPSIATSGITMVTSDKYPAWKGDILIGALAKMHINRVDMDGSKALSQEVMLQDIGRVRQVSQSPDGYIYAITQGSGLMVKLIPIIK, from the coding sequence ATGAAAACTATCAATCGCTATTTGCCTATTGCCTTTCTGGCTGCTGGACTGTCTAGTTGGACTTCATGTTCTTCAAAAGAAGAAGTTAAAGTCGAGCCTATCGACGAGACCCATGCCATTCAAACTGAAAAGATGCCGGTCAACGTCGACACGCTCTATACAGAGTTTGATAACCCTTGGGGAATGACCTGGCTTACTGACGGCAGAATGCTGGTCACTGAGAAAAAAGGTGAAGTTCTGATTTTCAAAGACGATAAGTTTACAGGAGAGAAAATCCAGGGACTTCCAGAAGTTTGGACAGTAAACCAATCTGGACTTTTGGATATAGCAGCTCATCCTAATTTCGATGAAAATGGCTGGATCTATATATCCTATGGCAAACCGATGCCTGATAGCACTTCTTCTACTACTATCATGAGATTCAAATTGGAAGGCAACAATGCTGTCAATCAAGAAGAACTTATCCAGTCTCTGCCTGCTTGGAAAGGCGGTAGACATCTGGGAAGTCGAATCGTATTTGACAATGATGGTTATCTTTACTACTCCAGCGGAGAGCGTGGAGACACTCCTTCCAATGCCCAAGACTTAACTAATTCCCATGGAAAAATCCACCGAATTCATGACGACGGAAGAATCCCGACAGACAATCCATTTGTAGCTACGGAAGGGGCTATGCCTTCGATCTGGACTTTTGGCAACAGAAATCCCCAAGGAATGTATTTCGACAAGGAAAACAATAAGCTGTACGCTGCCGAACATGGCCCTCAAGGTGGTGATGAGTTGAACCTGATCGAAAAAGGCAAAAATTACGGCTGGCCGGTGATCACGTGGGGCATAGACTATGATGGAACCCCCATATCAGATATCCAGGAAAAAGAAGGAATGGAGCAACCTTTGACCTATTATGTTCCGTCCATTGCCACCTCAGGTATAACGATGGTAACTTCAGACAAGTATCCTGCATGGAAGGGCGATATACTAATTGGAGCACTGGCCAAAATGCACATCAATCGAGTGGACATGGATGGATCAAAAGCTTTATCCCAAGAGGTGATGCTTCAGGATATCGGTCGGGTACGCCAGGTTTCTCAAAGTCCGGACGGCTACATCTATGCAATCACCCAAGGCAGTGGATTGATGGTGAAATTGATTCCAATTATTAAATAA
- the fbp gene encoding class 1 fructose-bisphosphatase has translation MKTLPYQPDQSGLAYSVGTTLDRFIKLKQSDFPFASGELSQLLRDIALAAKIVNRETTRAGLSNIGGAFGQVNIQGEEQQKLDVIANIRFMRALSKGGEVCAIVSEEEDSVIDLQNSSGKYVVAIDPLDGSSNIDVNISIGTIFSIYRRRTPVGSPIQTEDIMQAGTEQVAAGYVLYGSSTMLVYTTCFGVNGFTYEQSLGEFFLSHPNIQAPKNGEIYSVNEGTQKEWEEGIKAYVNECKERKYAARYIGSLVADFHRNLLKGGIYLYPATKKNPSGKLRLLYEANALALIAEQAGAMATDGTQRILEIIPTSLHQRTPLLIGSSDMVKEAESMMSSAVEKPLL, from the coding sequence ATGAAAACTCTACCTTATCAGCCAGATCAAAGCGGTTTGGCCTACTCTGTAGGTACTACACTTGACCGCTTCATCAAACTCAAGCAAAGCGATTTCCCTTTTGCTTCAGGCGAACTTTCACAACTGCTGCGAGACATAGCACTAGCCGCTAAGATAGTAAATCGTGAAACTACACGTGCAGGACTATCGAACATCGGAGGAGCTTTCGGCCAAGTCAACATACAAGGCGAAGAGCAGCAAAAACTGGATGTCATAGCAAATATTCGATTTATGCGTGCCTTGAGTAAAGGTGGCGAAGTCTGTGCCATAGTTTCAGAAGAGGAAGATTCTGTCATTGATTTACAAAACAGTTCAGGCAAGTATGTAGTGGCCATTGACCCGCTTGACGGAAGCTCAAATATTGATGTCAACATCAGCATAGGGACGATTTTCTCTATTTACCGCAGAAGAACCCCTGTCGGAAGCCCTATTCAAACAGAAGATATCATGCAGGCAGGCACAGAGCAGGTTGCGGCAGGATATGTACTCTATGGCTCTTCCACTATGCTGGTGTACACTACATGCTTTGGGGTGAACGGCTTCACTTATGAGCAATCACTAGGTGAATTCTTCCTTTCCCATCCAAATATTCAGGCTCCAAAAAACGGGGAAATCTACTCCGTAAATGAAGGAACCCAAAAAGAGTGGGAAGAAGGAATCAAGGCTTATGTCAACGAATGCAAGGAAAGAAAATACGCAGCAAGATACATTGGCTCCCTTGTCGCTGATTTCCATAGAAACCTACTAAAAGGCGGAATCTACCTGTACCCTGCTACCAAAAAGAATCCTTCAGGAAAGCTTCGTTTGCTCTATGAGGCCAATGCATTGGCATTGATCGCAGAGCAAGCCGGCGCAATGGCTACAGATGGAACTCAACGAATTCTGGAGATCATACCGACGTCCCTTCACCAAAGAACCCCTCTATTGATTGGCTCTTCCGACATGGTAAAAGAAGCAGAATCAATGATGTCATCAGCTGTAGAAAAGCCCCTTCTATAA